From Triticum aestivum cultivar Chinese Spring chromosome 4A, IWGSC CS RefSeq v2.1, whole genome shotgun sequence, a single genomic window includes:
- the LOC123084752 gene encoding succinate dehydrogenase assembly factor 1, mitochondrial, protein MASRTKLSGIQRQALALYRGFLRTARLKSPEERRRIESVVSAEFRENARSVDRRNFVYIEYLMRRGKRQLDQLKNPDITGLSTLEINKASSIPEQRVEHDLGVSTGRQ, encoded by the exons ATGGCGTCCCGTACAAAGCTATCTGGTATCCAGAGGCAGGCCTTGGCATTATACAGAGGGTTCCTTCGGACAGCACGGCTCAAGTCCCCAGAGGAGCGCCGCAGGATCGAGTCCGTTGTCTCCGCAGAGTTCCGTGAGAATGCCAGGAGTGTCGATCGCAGGAACTTTGTGTACATTGAGTATTTGATGAGAAGAGGGAAGCGGCAGCTCGATCAGCTCAAGAATCCTGATATCACTGGACTTTCTACACTTGAAATAAATAAG GCCTCTTCTATTCCAGAACAACGTGTCGAGCATGATCTTGGTGTTTCTACTGGGAGACAATAA